One window of the Colletotrichum destructivum chromosome 6, complete sequence genome contains the following:
- a CDS encoding Putative MIOREX complex component 7 — protein MAPPLNMLIRALVAFEDVIIRQILKSPGFHRGVGRVHRYIDEKRNGPLPHEPLRQGQASANPEDRGFVQYFLDELKNQFRGTPTNPPPPPGPPKR, from the exons atggcgccgccgctcaaCATGCTGATCCGCGCCCTCGTGGCCTTCGAGGACGTCATCATCCGACAG ATCCTGAAAAGCCCCGGCTTCCatcgcggcgtcggccgggtCCATCGCTATATCGACGAGAAGCGCAACGGGCCCCTGCCGCATGAGCCGTTGCGCCAGGGCCAGGCGTCTG CGAACCCGGAGGACCGAGGCTTCGTGCAGtacttcctcgacgagctcaagaaCCAGTTCCGCGGGACCCCGACGAACCCGCCACCTCCGCCCGGCCCGCCGAAGCGATAG
- a CDS encoding Putative zn(2)Cys(6) fungal-type DNA-binding domain-containing protein gives MNNGSAKGVKFVGSDASGLPLKRKQVQQACESCRKKKKRCIHAEVAPVELAHANAHDGPAGSSPAKDVHLVSSTGSPTKHRNSTAAPDDGALSKSPSRRESATTGQPDHAQTPQTRFVGDLNPEGMFTEAADPAAAADPIQKAEVGVWLPSVNATSAQSTASVVSRPPAMIDKALLPFVKETCLKCVPSERDFRHLHRVYREKIHPIFALVPEDLLDDGDSPAAIVMRQVVSLAAAADPEMKSHLRLANQGNKKLSYQDFSQMLSGSVQTILETSLISDRTVHIRALCMLSLYVQPSSADEADLPARLGARAAHHSQTLGLHLFHSSDDTLDTLFCAVWALDRINAASYGRPCVLHEGDIGPGLDDCFRRQAPCFRLFLSVVQWLDKVIELYRPGVIAQSLESKPFIDLPVLEPMILEAEALQVSTPLLATIEVFYHAVIILSCRLSRPGPPAQYASSIPPASANARRSLAAERISSAIRRDHLSPVPLVPYALSLALSVEYRKMRHSALPMFRARARSAFKSNSELMKRFGDVYWSARVVAGLGERILREMERAANSIAQGTAGPLATSSITDVPTTARTEEVASVAAAPDAVSQAAAVPAVTASTTEFPPLDAIDFSAVDAMPHLDVFGHFDPSFNLPAVDNALEANLDIGLPLNWGEWDHFAS, from the exons ATGAACAACGGCTCAGCTAAAGGCGTCAAGTTTGTCGGCTCCGACGCTTCGGGGCTTCCTCTCAAGCGGAAGCAGGTCCAGCAAGCCTGTGAATCATGTCGCAAAAAGAAG AAACGTTGCATCCACGCCGAGGTTGCACCGGTAGAGCTCGCGCACGCAAATGCGCATGATGGGCCTGCAGGATCCTCGCCGGCCAAAGACGT ACACCTGGTCTCATCCACCGGCTCACCCACCAAGCACCGCAACTCAACGGCGGCACCTGATGATGGTGCGCTGTCCAAATCGCCCTCCCGCCGCGAATCGGCCACGACAGGCCAGCCGGATCATGCGCAGACCCCTCAAACACGGTTCGTGGGCGACCTCAACCCGGAGGGCATGTTCACCGAAGCCGCCGatccagcggcggcggcggacccTATTCAAAAGGCAGAGGTGGGTGTATGGCTTCCGTCCGTGAACGCAACATCCGCCCAGTCGACTGCCAGCGTTGTGTCGCGCCCACCAGCCATGATCGACAAGGCGTTGCTGCCCTTCGTAAAGGAGACTTGCCTCAAGTGCGTGCCGTCAGAGAGGGATTTCAGACACCTGCACAGGGTGTATCGAGAGAAGATTCACCCCATCTTCGCCCTGGTCCCGGAAGACCTCTTAGATGATGGTGATTCTCCAGCCGCTATTGTCATGCGCCAGGTCGTCTCTCTGgcagctgccgccgaccCTGAGATGAAGAGCCATCTGCGCCTCGCCAACCAAGGCAATAAGAAGCTGTCTTACCAAGACTTCTCGCAGATGCTGTCGGGGTCTGTCCAAACCATCCTGGAGACGAGCCTGATTTCGGACCGGACAGTGCATATTCGCGCTCTCTGCATGCTGTCGCTGTACGTTCAACCTTcgagcgccgacgaggcggatTTGCCCGCTCGACTGGGTGCCAGAGCAGCCCACCACTCTCAGACCCTCGGCTTGCATCTTTTCCACTCCAGTGACGATACGCTAGATACCCTGTTTTGTGCCGTGTGGGCTCTCGACCGTATCAACGCCGCATCGTACGGAAGACCCTGCGTCCTGCACGAGGGAGACATCGGGCCTGGTCTCGATGACTGCTTTCGTAGGCAAGCGCCGTGCTTCCGACTCTTTTTGTCGGTTGTGCAGTGGCTGGACAAGGTAATTGAACTGTACAGGCCAGGCGTCATCGCTCAGTCTCTTGAAAGCAAGCCGTTTATTGACCTGCCGGTGCTGGAGCCCATGATCCTGGAAGCCGAGGCCTTGCAGGTTTCCACGCCGCTCCTCG CGACCATCGAAGTCTTTTACcacgccgtcatcatcctATCGTGCCGTCTGTCTAGGCCTGGCCCGCCAGCGCAGTACGCCTCGTCCATCCCACCTGCTTCGGCAAACGCCCGTCGCTCCCTGGCGGCCGAGCGCATATCTTCAGCCATCCGTCGGGATCACCTGAGCCCCGTGCCTCTCGTCCCCTacgccctctccctcgcgcTGAGCGTCGAATACAGGAAGATGCGGCACAGCGCGCTGCCCATGTTTCGAGCCCGCGCCCGCAGTGCCTTCAAGTCCAACTCGGAGCTGATGAAACGCTTCGGTGACGTGTACTGGAGCGCGAGGGTGGTCGCCGGGCTGGGTGAGCGCATCctgagagagatggagagggcGGCCAACTCGATTGCCCAGGGAACAGCAGGGCCACTTGCGACGTCGTCCATCACGGACGTTCCCACGACCGCAAGGACCGAGGAGGTTGCCTCTGTGGCTGCGGCGCCGGATGCAGTATCGCAGGCCGCAGCGGTGCCGGCAGTAACAGCCTCGACGACCGAGTTCCCGCCGCTGGACGCCATTGATTTCTCGGCCGTCGATGCTATGCCGCATCTGGACGTATTTGGCCATTTTGACCCGAGTTTCAACTTGCCGGCGGTGGACAATGCGCTGGAAGCTAACCTCGACATCGGGCTTCCGCTGAACTGGGGCGAATGGGATCACTTTGCCAGCTGA
- a CDS encoding Putative FAD-binding domain, FAD/NAD(P)-binding domain superfamily — protein sequence MLEITQPPCPAGGHLQHGVDYAKHHLSPRNAPKKVISHEVPVLIVGGGPTGLLTAYMLSRHGGTSTQRQHTHFDRTGISLAMRSLLVEKYPERLAAPKAHALCPRTLEICRQYGLDTNTIRRMGSPRRDACRVNFLTNLGGEVIGSLPYERMDAGVLEHTPQVCRSSFIFRLLCIRLLLVRRLTGPGTSQMIHNIPQPDFEKFVSDRLLDDPNVEIRKGVGFVSCEQRGGKVFTTVEERATKKRYTVTSRHLVGCDGAKSQVRRCLGIETEGEDGYETMMTIHFNADLRPVVKDRVGMLHWIVDPACSGFIIAYDLGGNQVLISNFDSKKQPIETWNEERAHATVSAAIGQDIPIKVLSYRPWVLSRKVAKEYRRGNVFLVGDAAHSFPPTGGLGLNSGIADAHNLAYKIAAVHWGRAGPGLLDAYERERRQVAVVAAAQSIENGKSIFSFLKAVGAAGQGEDLAGARRRMYETIRDPAKQALIAENVERQREHFDNIELHIGYVYGDDKPPASTSIYTPKFRTGARLPHAWIRIKRPSHGLPQQPIDLSYVEELSSEQVAARQFSTLDLVQPGTFNLIVGRRSAWAGRFKESAEVLGYGISLCLWAADEDFAFCDEGHSRLFEQDGRLSHGGVILVRPDQHILECLGPETSATEIVNCIARHMDAAI from the exons ATGCTCGAAATCACACAGCCGCCGTGTCCCGCCGGCGGACACTTACAACACGGGGTCGACTACGCAAAACACCATTTAAGCCCGCGCAATGCCCCAAAGAAAGTCATTTCACACGAGGTGCCCGTCCTCATCGTAGGCGGCGGCCCGACAGGGTTGTTGACGGCTTACATGCTGTCCAGGCACGGCGGTACGTCAACTCAGCGGCAGCACACACACTTTGATCGGACAGGGATCTCTCTCGCGA TGAGGTCGCTGCTCGTCGAAAAATATCCAGAGAGGCTCGCGGCGCCAAAAGCGCACGCGCTGTGTCCCCGGACCCTCGAGATCTGCAGGCAGTACGGGCTCGATACGAACACTATCCGCCGCATGGGGTCTCCGCGGAGGGACGCCTGCCGGGTCAATTTCCTGAcgaacctcggcggcgaggtgaTCGGGTCTCTGCCGTACGAGCGGATGGATGCCGGTGTTTTGGAGCACACGCCCCAGGTGTGTAGATCCAGCTTCATCTTCCGTCTGTTGTGCATAAGGTTACTACTGGTTAGAAGGCTAACGGGGCCCGGCACCTCGCAGATGATTCACAACATCCCCCAACCAGACTTTGAGAAATTTGTATCTGATCGGTTGCTCGATGACCCCAACGTCGAAATTCGCAAAGGCGTGGGCTTCGTCTCATGCGAACAG CGAGGCGGCAAAGTGTTTACCACGGTCGAAGAGCGTGCTACGAAAAAGCGATATACGGTCACGTCGAGACACCTCGTCGGGTGCGATGGGGCAAAAAGCCAGGTCCGCCGGTGTCTCGGCATCGAAActgaaggagaagatggat AtgagacgatgatgacgatcCATTTCAACGCGGATCTCCGGCCGGTGGTGAAGGATCGCGTCGGCATGTTGCACTGGATAGTCGACCCTGCCTGTTCTGGGTTCATTATAGCATATGACTTGGGAGGAAACCAGGTTCTGATTAGCAATTTTGAT TCAAAGAAGCAACCGATAGAGACGTGGAACGAAGAGCGCGCCCACGCCACCGTGTCCGCAGCGATAGGTCAGGACATACCAATAAAGGTCCTGAGTTACCGGCCATGGGTGTTGAGCCGCAAGGTTGCGAAGGAATACCGCCGGGGAAACGTCTTTCT AGTCGGCGACGCTGCACACTCGTTCCCCCCGACaggtggcctcggcctcaacTCGGGCATAGCCGACGCCCACAACCTCGCGTAcaagatcgccgccgtccactGGGGGCGCGCCGGCCCGGGCCTCCTCGATGCGTACGAGCGCGAGCGGAGgcaggtcgccgtcgtggccgcGGCACAGAGCATCGAGAACGGCaagtccatcttctccttcctcaaggccgtcggcgccgcgggccAGGGCGAGGACTTGGCcggggcgcggcggcggatgtACGAGACCATTCGCGACCCGGCGAAGCAGGCCTTGATAGCAGAGAACGTCGAGAGACAGCGAGAGCATTTCGACAAC ATCGAGCTACACATCGGCTATGtctacggcgacgacaagccGCCAGCGAGCACTTCGATCTACACCCCAAAGTTTAGGACCGGCGCTCGGCTGCCTCACGCTTGGATCAGGATCAAAAGACCAAGCCACGGTCTGCCGCAACAACCGATAGACCTATCGTACGTCGAGGAGCTGTCGAGCGAGCAGGTCGCGGCTCGGCAATTCTCCACCCTCGACCTGGTGCAGCCGGGGACGTTCAACCTCATCGTGGGACGCCGCTCCGCTTGGGCTGGGCGGTTCAAGGAGTCCGCAGAGGTGCTGGGCTACGGCATCAGCCTGTGCCTGTgggccgccgatgaagactTTGCCTTTTGCGACGAGGGGCACAGCAGGCTGTTCGAGCAGGACGGCCGCTTGTCTCACGGAGGAGTCATTCTCGTAAGGCCGGACCAGCACATATTGGAGTGTTTGGGCCCTGAAACGTCTGCTACGGAGATTGTAAATTGCATTGCGAGGCACATGGATGCTGCAATTTAA
- a CDS encoding Putative ELYS-like domain-containing protein, translating into MFDYTKFDHVFGGQEFPYDRKTIQEIDTSRKSLDGALFIDRVLKALGLTKAKTYPPKSESALRTLHQHLCETTISTHHRLSIFYYILLDFDTSQARAQASSKFAVTSGVPKNYQIFMKGLWLLDHEQFEKALEYIAHPSLTTDFADEIMTALVRRAPDGDYTLPLSYFHTVQPILKTSAAMELLFDAMARTSVTEALYFSRTHADAVRAQLFRQLISTVIGAPANEETAARATELVGLPFDATEETWFEEYLSEGDGKKLKRARDTLLMRKLVTGRLSEAVKDKNLGGRWGVVLEGVKSGLGGRAA; encoded by the exons ATGTTCGACTATACCAAATTCGATCACGTTTTCGGAGGGCAAGAGTTCCCCTACGATCGCAAAACCATCCAGGAGATCGACACGTCTCGCAAGAGTCTCGATGGCGCTCTGTTCATTGATCGGGTGCTCAAGGCATTGGGCCTCACCAAGG CCAAGACATATCCTCCCAAATCCGAGAGCGCCCTGCGAACACTACACCAGCACCTCTGCGAAACCACCATCTCGACGCACCACCGGCTCTCCATCTTCTACTACATCCTGCTTGACTTCGACACGAGCCAAGCCAGAGCTCAGGCGTCGTCCAAGTTTGCAGTCACGTCGGGCGTCCCCAAGAACTACCAGATTTTCATGAAGGGTCTGTGGCTCCTGGACCACGAGCAGTTCGAA AAAGCACTCGAATACATCGCGCATCCCTCGCTTACCACCgacttcgccgacgagatcaTGACAGCCCTTGTGCGCCGTGCGCCCGACGGCGACTACACCTTGCCTCTGTCGTATTTCCACACGGTCCAGCCCATACTCAAGACTTCTGCGGCCATGGAGCTGCTATTTGATGCAATGGCGCGCACCAGCGTCACCGAGGCGCTGTACTTTTCCAGGACgcacgccgacgccgtgagAGCGCAGCTCTTCCGCCAGTTGATCTCGACAGTGATCGGTGCCCCTGCCAACGAGGAGACCGCCGCCCGAGCCACGGAGCTTGTGGGCCTGCCCTTTGACGCGACGGAGGAAACGTGGTTCGAGGAATATCTGTCCGAAGGAGACGGCAAGAAGCTGAAGCGAGCAAGAGACACGTTGCTCATGCGAAAGCTTGTCACAGGCCGGCTGagcgaggccgtcaaggacaagaaccTGGGAGGCAGATGGGGAGTGGTGCTGGAAGGCGTCAAGAGCGGCTTGGGTGGCCGAGCGGCATAA
- a CDS encoding uncharacterized protein (Putative zn(2)Cys(6) fungal-type DNA-binding domain, transcription factor domain, fungi) — MEADVPTISVGSSDNPGPAGVKRKRRPRAPMACGTCRARKVKCDGCLPCSNCVRHEFSCSYKEGVGDIPKQRTPSFDSPGRIQQRLQPQPMTNSQTTMHQPQSILPENLHPSPISLDEPIKHEQQQQQQHHDQQHHPSQPNASDHRQRDDDSSVSSEHDVDGLGQVNEHTEGAEFYGPTGTFYFLARLRSRANTQRQPEAGAAAHRKQSSIVNLLHSSDYSTPPDSRIIGQSQQSNPYGKGSPQYGGGGGGAGSARRGSYQYQQQQQQQQQGAFSPGAAVLSPADGLLATEIERECVRLYFQNLHNIHPILEQASFLKRCEEDIWSSSSSSSSSSSSRPPDVSPICSQMRREGRFLALYHVVVAIGAITAGETSLLMEDHTREFLDRTGQNGKEEALYPPIRLARRYFERSRLHLEDICESSSLETAQTLFLMSVFGQNALKPHSCYMYSGMAIRTASAMGIPTKNGSDTSPESLLWWSLYSHEIEMCFSAGRQSGLRAPNSYSIPFPKTSHFPNSAYCLINPMVDLAKILMWMTDNLSLHCNHKSLQRLSQTALDLDRELDDWKSGLPRQLRFDLSSLEDSEFAMKQKTVLKLRFLNARILLHRQFIISKALETDRNTVSRHVKSCVNAATDTIRFMHTSYLHRPYFRTWWYNCMYLLDACMVLLHVLISNICPFPAQEVMEDIELSLDIFKAMKMLAVARRCADIVRELLSVAAKMHRPGHSRQNSTTTTTTTTTTAAAAETEPAVKFQDGSGGMLAHVSPGFLSDGIVGTQHQHQQQHQNHHHFFAGDATEFGDAMIPGDFDANLVDPNVVWNFLNFEHWNAWSDAAFR; from the exons ATGGAAGCCGACGTACCCACCATCAGCGTTGGCTCTTCGGATAACCCGGGCCCTGCAGGCGTCAAGAGGAAACGGAGGCCTCGAGCCCCGATGGCGTGTGGGACCTGTCGGGCTCGCAAAGTAAAG TGCGACGGCTGCTTACCTTGCTCTAACTGTGTCC GACATGAGTTCTCATGCTCGTACAAGGAGGGAGTAGGAGATAT ACCCAAGCAGAGGACTCCCTCCTTTGATTCTCCGGGACGGATTCAACAACGTTTACAACCGCAGCCCATGACTAACTCACAGACTACCATGCATCAACCGCAGTCTATACTGCCAGAGAATCTACACCCTTCCCCCATCAGCCTCGATGAGCCTATCAAGCATgagcaacaacagcagcagcaacaccacgaccaacaacaccacccaTCCCAGCCGAACGCGTCGGACCACAGGcagcgcgacgacgactcgtccgtctcgtcaGAGCATgacgttgacggcctcggccaggtcAACGAACACACCGAGGGGGCTGAGTTCTACGGCCCGACGGGCACCTTCTACTTCCTGGCCCGCCTGCGTTCTCGGGCCAATACGCAGAGGCagcccgaggccggcgccgccgcgcacAGGAAGCAGAGCTCCATCGTCAACCTCTTGCACAGCTCCGACTACTCGACGCCCCCGGACTCTCGGATCATCGGCCAGAGCCAACAGAGCAACCCATATGGCAAGGGGAGCCCTCAgtatggcggcggcggcggcggcgcaggctCCGCGAGGCGCGGCTCCTACCAAtatcaacagcagcagcagcagcagcagcagggcgcCTTCAGCCCGGGGGCAGCGGTCCTGAGCCCGGCGGACGGGTTGTTGGCGACCGAGATCGAGCGCGAATGCGTCCGGCTCTATTTCCAGAACCTGCACAACATCCACCCGATCCTCGAGCAGGCGTCGTTCCTCAAGCGGTGCGAGGAGGATatctggtcgtcgtcgtcgtcgtcgtcgtcgtcgtcgtcgtcgaggccgccggaCGTTTCTCCCATCTGTTCCCAGATGCGCCGGGAGGGCCGGTTCCTCGCGCTGTaccacgtcgtcgttgccATCGGGGCCATCACGGCCGGGGAGACGTCGCTGCTGATGGAGGACCACACCCGCGAGTTCCTCGACCGGACGGGGCAGAACGGCAAGGAAGAGGCGCTGTACCCCCCGATCCggctggcgaggaggtaCTTTGAGAGGTCGAGGCTTCACCTGGAAGACATTTGCGAGTCGAGCTCGCTGGAAACTGCGCAGACGCTGTTTCTCATG TCGGTCTTTGGTCAGAACGCCCTGAAGCCACACAGCTGTTACATGTACAGCGGCATGGCCATCAGGACGGCGTCTGCCATGGGGATCCCGACCAAGAACGGATCCGATACGAGCCCGGAGAGCTTGCTGTGGTG GTCACTTTATTCCCACGAGAT TGAAATGTGCTTCTCGGCAGGTCGCCAGTCAGGCCTGCGCGCGCCGAATTCATACTCGATCCCATTCCCCAAGACTTCA CACTTCCCCAACTCGGCCTACTGCCTCATCAACCCCATGGTAGACCTGGCCAAGATCCTCATGTGGATGACGGACAACCTCAGCCTGCACTGCAACCACAAGTCCCTGCAACGGCTCTCGCAGACGGCGCTCGACCTTGACCGCGAGCTGGACGACTGGAAGTCGGGCCTGCCGCGCCAGCTGCGCTTCGACCTGTCGTCCCTAGAGGACAGCGAGTTCGCCATGAAGCAGAAGACGGTCCTCAAGCTAC GCTTCTTGAACGCGCGGATACTGCTTCACCGGCAGTTCATCATCTCCAAGGCGCTTGAGACTGACAGGAACACGGTATCACGGCACGTCAAGTCCTGCGTCAACGCTGCCACGGACACCATCCGGTTCATGCATACGAGCTATCTCCACCGGCCGTACTTCAGGACGTG GTGGTACAACTGCATGTATCTTCTCGACGCTTGCATGGTCCTCCTCCACGTGCTCATCTCCAACATCTGCCCCTTCCCCGCCCAGGAGGTCATGGAGGACATCGAGCTGAGCCTCGACATCTTCAAGGCCATGAAgatgctcgccgtcgcccggcGGTGCGCCGACATCGTGCGCGAGCTGctcagcgtcgccgccaagatgCATCGCCCGGGACACTCGCGGCAGAAtagcacgacgacgacgacaacgacaacgacaacggcggcggcagctgaGACGGAGCCGGCGGTGAAGTTTCAGGACGGCAGCGGGGGCATGCTTGCGCACGTATCGCCTGGCTTCTTGTCAGATGGGATCGTGGGCAcgcagcatcagcatcagcagcaacatcaaaATCATCACCATTTCTTTGCCGGGGATGCCACCGAATTTGGCGACGCCATGATCCCGGGGGACTTTGACgccaacctcgtcgacccCAACGTCGTGTGGAACTTTTTGAACTTTGAGCACTGGAACGCGTGGTCCGATGCGGCTTTCAGATAG
- a CDS encoding Putative Cellulose-binding domain, fungal, glycoside hydrolase, family 5, immunoglobulin, which yields MKIDISIAVLLALAHRVSAQQAPWGQCGGNGWTGPTTCVAGWQCVKAHEWYSQCLEGTSSPSPTTLRTTTTSRPTVTITSSTARASSSAQSTTSVRSSSSSASSASASAAPSACPGTFADVSAADFVKAMSPGWNLGNTLDALPNEGSWNNPPVVERTFDDVKAAGFKSVRIPVTYNDHFTSAAPNYTVDAAWLQRVSDVVDMATARGFYVLTNVHHDSWNWADVTKATTDADLKVLYDKFYNLWLQIGRKLACKSSLVAFESINEPPATTAEHGARINTLNELFLRALADSGGHNTRRVVNLAGGGMDAAKSTQWFKPPAAIKNPWALQYHVYNPYDFIFSAWGKTVWGSDADKAALAAELGIVRGNFSDVPLVIGEFDASPLNTEPAGRWKWTDHLVRTATALNTAVVVWDNGLDHLDRDARVWRDPTSIGIINNAVRGVRNSLPDSTVDAAATTQDSSAYVFNRVGNAPADQTLPWLFNGNTLTKITTDTGTSLATGGDYTVSASAITLKAAFLARYLTPTAAPGGKANLTLTFSAGATSQIQIVQWDVPTLASTGSKAVAGADLNIPITYKGVRMPAAVKAVSSDGVYLFDDWTQWLGPLQQGRITFSGQWNYDGAKVILTAATVQAVIASGKPTTFTFEFYPRVPGNNVTYTLSP from the exons ATGAAGATCGACATCAGCATCGCCGTGCTGCTTGCACTGGCGCACCGAGTCTCGGCCCAGCAGGCGCCGTGGGGCCAGTGTGGCGGCAACGGGTGGACGGGACCGACGACCTGCGTAGCGGGATGGCAATGCGTGAAGGCGCACGAGT GGTACTCGCAGTGTCTCGAGGGAACCAGCTCACCCTCGCCCACCACTCTccgaacgacgacgacctcgaggccgacagTGACTATCACGTCGAGCACGGCGCGtgcgtccagctcggcgcaGTCGACGACCTCTGTCagatcctcgtcctcctcggcctcatcgGCGAGCGCCAGCGCTGCCCCGTCGGCGTGCCCCGGCACCTTCGCCGAcgtctcggcggccgacTTCGTCAAGGCCATGAGCCCCGGGTGGAACCTGGGCAACACGCTCGACGCGCTCCCCAACGAGGGGTCGTGGAACAACCCACCCGTGGTCGAGAGGACGTTTgacgacgtcaaggccgccgggTTCAAGAGCGTCCGCATTCCGG TGACCTATAACGACCATTTCACCAGCGCGGCCCCGAACTACACGGTCGATGCGGCCTGGCTTCAGCGTGTGTCTGATGTGGTTGACATGGCGACTGCGCGCGGGTTCTACGTCCTGACCAACGTTCATCACG ACTCTTGGAACTGGGCCGACGTCACCAAGGCAaccaccgacgccgacctcaaGGTCCTGTACGACAAGTTCTACAACCTTTGGCTCCAGATCGGCCGCAAGCTGGCGTGCAAATCCagcctcgtcgccttcgagTCCATCAACGAGCCCCCCGCCACGACCGCCGAGCACGGCGCGCGCATCAACACGCTCAACGAGCTCTTCCTCAGGGCCCTCGccgacagcggcggccacAACACGCGCCGCGTCGtcaacctcgccggcggcggcatggacGCCGCCAAGTCGACGCAGTGGTTCAAGCCCCCGGCCGCCATCAAGAACCCCTGGGCGCTGCAGTACCACGTCTACAACCCCTAcgacttcatcttctccgcctGGGGCAAGACCGTCTGGggctccgacgccgacaaggcGGCACTCGCGGCCGAGCTGGGCATCGTCAGGGGCAACTTCTCCGACGTGCCGCTCGTCATTGGCGAGTTCGACGCGAGCCCGCTCAACACGGAGCCCGCCGGCCGCTGGAAGTGGACCGACCACCTCGTCcgcacggcgacggcgctcaacacggccgtcgtcgtctgggACAACGGTCTCGACCACTTGGACCGTGACGCGCGCGTCTGGCGGGATCCGACGtccatcggcatcatcaatAACGCCGTTCGCGGTGTGAGGAACTCGCTGCCGGACAGCACCGTCGATGCGGCGGCCACGACGCAGGACTCGTCGGCGTACGTCTTCAACCGCGTCGGCAACGCGCCGGCGGACCAGACGCTGCCCTGGCTGTTCAACGGGAACACGCTCACCAAGATCACGACGGACACCGGCACGTCGCTGGCCACGGGCGGCGACTACAccgtctcggcgtcggccatcACGCTCAAGGCGGCGTTCTTGGCCAGGTACCtcacgccgacggcggcgcctggGGGCAAGGCGAACCTGACGCTGACAttctcggccggcgcgaCGTCGCAGATCCAGATCGTGCAGTGGGACGTTCCCACGCTCGCCTCGACCGGCTCCAaggccgtcgcgggcgcGGACCTGAACATCCCGATCACTTACAAGGGCGTGAGGATGCCGGCTGCTGTGAAGGCCGTGAGCAGCGACGGGGTCTATCTGTTTGATGACTGGACGCAGTGGCTTGGCCCCCTCCAGCAGGGCCGTATC ACTTTCAGCGGGCAATGGAACTACGACGGCGCAAAGGTCATTCTGaccgcggcgacggtgcaAGCCGTGATTGCATCTgggaagccgacgacgttcACTTTCGAGTTCTATCCTCGCGTGCCGGGGAACAACGTCACGTACACTTTGAGTCCGTAG